One genomic segment of Homo sapiens chromosome 14, GRCh38.p14 Primary Assembly includes these proteins:
- the ASPG gene encoding 60 kDa lysophospholipase isoform X7, whose translation MAGPSPPLRAGVGRRLLGVAHPDLRPCLCGELQVEGGPGPVPGMLRTCYVRSPWRRGPSSARGEQSGSGHLEQEEVQSGSLLFRLLLFLSRSPASRNQRILYTVLECQPLFDSSDMTIAEWVCLAQTIKRHYEQYHGFVVIHGTDTMAFAASMLSFMLENLQKTVILTGAQVPIHALWSDGRENLLGALLMAGQYVIPEVCLFFQNQLFRGNRATKVDARRFAAFCSPNLLPLATVGADITINRELVRKVDGKAGLVVHSSMEQDVGLLRLYPGIPAALVRAFLQPPLKGVVMETFGSGNGPTKPDLLQELRVATERGLVIVNCTHCLQGAVTTDYAAGMAMAGAGVISGFDMTSEAALAKLSYVLGQPGLSLDVRKELLTKDLRGEMTPPSVEERRPSLQGNTLGGGVSWLLSLSGSQEADALRNALVPSLACAAAHAGDVEALQALVELGSDLGLVDFNGQTPLHAAARGGHTEAVTMLLQRGVDVNTRDTDGFSPLLLAVRGRTRLTARPQPVSQPRSAARLPEAACLALLCLSGASGCHWVAAGSRGLPVHPGAGGSRDGAVQPESLPPTPCLVPGDLALPPVPSLGCPRPGRLRGTQKGESEAGDLGRVQVVAGVGVL comes from the exons ATGGCTGGTCCCAGCCCCCCTCTTCGAGCTGGTGTGGGAAGAAGACTGCTGGGAGTGGCCCATCCTGACCTACGTCCTTGCCTCTGTGGGGAGCTCCAGGTGGAAGGGGGGCCGGGCCCCGTACCTGGGATGCTGAGAACTTGCTATGTGCGGAGCCCTTGGCGTAGGGGCCCCAGCTCTGCCAGAGGGGAACAGAGCGGGTCAGGGCATTTAGAGCAGGAGGAGGTGCAGAGCGGGAGCCTGCTGTTCCGCCTCCTGCTGTTTCTGTCCCGCAGCCCGGCCAGCCGCAACCAGAGGATTCTCTACACCGTGCTGGAGTGCCAGCCCCTCTTCGACTCCAGTGACATGACCATCGCTGAGTGGGTTTGCCTTGCCCAGACCATCAAG AGGCACTACGAGCAGTACCACGGCTTTGTGGTCATCCACGGCACCGACACCATGGCCTTTGCTGCCTCGATGCTGTCCTTCATGCTGGAGAACCTGCAGAAGACTGTCATCCTCACTGGGGCCCAG GTGCCCATCCATGCCCTGTGGAGCGACGGCCGTGAGAACCTGCTGGGGGCACTGCTCATGGCTGGCCAGTATGTGATCCCAGAG GTCTGCCTTTTCTTCCAGAATCAGCTGTTTCGGGGCAACCGGGCAACCAAGGTAGACGCTCGGAGGTTCGCAGCTTTCTGCTCCCCGAACCTGCTGCCTCTGGCCACAGTGGGTGCTGACATCACAA TCAACAGGGAGCTGGTGCGGAAGGTGGACGGGAAGGCTGGGCTGGTGGTGCACAGCAGCATGGAGCAGGACGTGGGCCTGCTGCGCCTCTACCCTGGGATCCCTGCCGCCCTG GTTCGGGCCTTCTTGCAGCCTCCCCTGAAGGGCGTGGTCATGGAGACCTTCGGTTCAGGGAACGGACCCACCAAGCCCGACCTGCTGCAGGAGCTGCGGGTGGCCACCGAGCGCGGCCTGGTCATCGTCAACTGTACCCACTGCCTCCAGGGGGCTGTGACCACAGACTATGCAGCTGGCATG GCCATGGCGGGAGCCGGCGTCATCTCAGGCTTCGACATGACATCGGAGGCCGCCCTGGCCAAGCTATCGTATGTGCTGGGCCAGCCAGGGCTGAGCCTGGATGTCAGGAAGGAG CTGCTGACCAAGGACCTTCGGGGGGAGATGACGCCACCCTCGGTGGAAGAGCGCCGGCCCTCACTGCAGGGCAACACGCTGGGCGGTGGGGTCTCCTGGCTCCTCAGTCTGAGCGGCAGCCAG GAGGCAGATGCCCTGCGGAATGCCCTGgtgcccagcctggcctgtgCTGCTGCCCACGCCGGTGACGTGGAGGCGCTGCAGGCGCTTGTGGAGCTG GGCAGTGACCTGGGCCTGGTGGACTTTAACGGCCAAACCCCACTGCACGCGGCCGCCCGGGGAGGCCACACAGAGGCAGTCACCATGCTGCTGCAGAGAGGTGTGGACGTGAACACCCGGGACACGGATGGCTTCAGCCCGCTGCTGCTGGCCGTGCGGGGCAG GACCAGGCTCACAGCACGCCCCCAACCGGTCTCCCAGCCTCGCTCCGCTGCCAGGCTCCCTGAGGCCGCCTGCCTGGCCCTGCTGTGCCTGAGTGGG GCATCCGGGTGTCATTGGGTTGCTGCGGGAAGCCGGGGCCTCCCTGTccacccaggagctggaggaagcAGGGACGGAGCTGTGCAG CCAGAATcgctgccccccaccccatgcctTGTGCCTGGTGACTTGGCGCTGCCtcctgtgcccagcctgggctgCCCGAGGCCAGGACGACTCCGAGGGACCCAAAAAGGAGAGTCGGAGGCAGGAGACCTGGGCCGGGTGCAGgtggtggctggggtgggggtgctgtGA
- the ASPG gene encoding 60 kDa lysophospholipase isoform X13, with protein MAGPSPPLRAGVGRRLLGVAHPDLRPCLCGELQVEGGPGPVPGMLRTCYVRSPWRRGPSSARGEQSGSGHLEQEEVQSGSLLFRLLLFLSRSPASRNQRILYTVLECQPLFDSSDMTIAEWVCLAQTIKRHYEQYHGFVVIHGTDTMAFAASMLSFMLENLQKTVILTGAQVPIHALWSDGRENLLGALLMAGQYVIPEVCLFFQNQLFRGNRATKVDARRFAAFCSPNLLPLATVGADITINRELVRKVDGKAGLVVHSSMEQDVGLLRLYPGIPAALVRAFLQPPLKGVVMETFGSGNGPTKPDLLQELRVATERGLVIVNCTHCLQGAVTTDYAAGMAMAGAGVISGFDMTSEAALAKLSYVLGQPGLSLDVRKELLTKDLRGEMTPPSVEERRPSLQGNTLGGGVSWLLSLSGSQEADALRNALVPSLACAAAHAGDVEALQALVELGSDLGLVDFNGQTPLHAAARGGHTEAVTMLLQRGVDVNTRDTDGFSPLLLAVRGRHPGVIGLLREAGASLSTQELEEAGTELCRQRQPGTWQWWPFYRAWRVRLVPRPHAQKCCLVSNLKASCCSISHSFLP; from the exons ATGGCTGGTCCCAGCCCCCCTCTTCGAGCTGGTGTGGGAAGAAGACTGCTGGGAGTGGCCCATCCTGACCTACGTCCTTGCCTCTGTGGGGAGCTCCAGGTGGAAGGGGGGCCGGGCCCCGTACCTGGGATGCTGAGAACTTGCTATGTGCGGAGCCCTTGGCGTAGGGGCCCCAGCTCTGCCAGAGGGGAACAGAGCGGGTCAGGGCATTTAGAGCAGGAGGAGGTGCAGAGCGGGAGCCTGCTGTTCCGCCTCCTGCTGTTTCTGTCCCGCAGCCCGGCCAGCCGCAACCAGAGGATTCTCTACACCGTGCTGGAGTGCCAGCCCCTCTTCGACTCCAGTGACATGACCATCGCTGAGTGGGTTTGCCTTGCCCAGACCATCAAG AGGCACTACGAGCAGTACCACGGCTTTGTGGTCATCCACGGCACCGACACCATGGCCTTTGCTGCCTCGATGCTGTCCTTCATGCTGGAGAACCTGCAGAAGACTGTCATCCTCACTGGGGCCCAG GTGCCCATCCATGCCCTGTGGAGCGACGGCCGTGAGAACCTGCTGGGGGCACTGCTCATGGCTGGCCAGTATGTGATCCCAGAG GTCTGCCTTTTCTTCCAGAATCAGCTGTTTCGGGGCAACCGGGCAACCAAGGTAGACGCTCGGAGGTTCGCAGCTTTCTGCTCCCCGAACCTGCTGCCTCTGGCCACAGTGGGTGCTGACATCACAA TCAACAGGGAGCTGGTGCGGAAGGTGGACGGGAAGGCTGGGCTGGTGGTGCACAGCAGCATGGAGCAGGACGTGGGCCTGCTGCGCCTCTACCCTGGGATCCCTGCCGCCCTG GTTCGGGCCTTCTTGCAGCCTCCCCTGAAGGGCGTGGTCATGGAGACCTTCGGTTCAGGGAACGGACCCACCAAGCCCGACCTGCTGCAGGAGCTGCGGGTGGCCACCGAGCGCGGCCTGGTCATCGTCAACTGTACCCACTGCCTCCAGGGGGCTGTGACCACAGACTATGCAGCTGGCATG GCCATGGCGGGAGCCGGCGTCATCTCAGGCTTCGACATGACATCGGAGGCCGCCCTGGCCAAGCTATCGTATGTGCTGGGCCAGCCAGGGCTGAGCCTGGATGTCAGGAAGGAG CTGCTGACCAAGGACCTTCGGGGGGAGATGACGCCACCCTCGGTGGAAGAGCGCCGGCCCTCACTGCAGGGCAACACGCTGGGCGGTGGGGTCTCCTGGCTCCTCAGTCTGAGCGGCAGCCAG GAGGCAGATGCCCTGCGGAATGCCCTGgtgcccagcctggcctgtgCTGCTGCCCACGCCGGTGACGTGGAGGCGCTGCAGGCGCTTGTGGAGCTG GGCAGTGACCTGGGCCTGGTGGACTTTAACGGCCAAACCCCACTGCACGCGGCCGCCCGGGGAGGCCACACAGAGGCAGTCACCATGCTGCTGCAGAGAGGTGTGGACGTGAACACCCGGGACACGGATGGCTTCAGCCCGCTGCTGCTGGCCGTGCGGGGCAG GCATCCGGGTGTCATTGGGTTGCTGCGGGAAGCCGGGGCCTCCCTGTccacccaggagctggaggaagcAGGGACGGAGCTGTGCAG